The genomic interval aggagggggaaaaaaagtgatcaaaaaCCTTTGTGGAAAGTAACCCCCGAGTTGAAAGGCTAATGAGTGCAGTGAAGGAGGAAACGGTAGATTAAGAGCAACGTTTCATGCTCCTCGTCTCCCAGACAAGATTTAGAGCTTCCCACACTTTTTCCCGTCCATTTAACCGACTCAGATAAttttgacaaacagagggggagaggatgGGACTGTAGTCGATAGAGGCCATCGATCCAAGTCtgtccaacaaacacaaacacttgaggGGCCTTGTGAGTGTCGCATTTAAGTCATTAGCAATGTGTTTCCCTGACTTAGCAATACAACTGTACACTCGATGATTTGACCTTGAGAGAAGCCAATAGCAGTCTGACGCTAAACCGATGGGCTATTAATTCTACTGTGCAACAATCGATGACAGGTGGTTATTAAGACTTACTGCTGTGATGATCACCATTCTAGTTTTTTAAGGTTCTGCTGTTTGGTTTGGATTTCAGCTGTCTGACATACGACTGATACGAGCTGAGATATCAGGCGAGCAAACCTAAGTGAAACAGTTTGACTTTTGGGATTTCACTCTTCTCTTCCCCTTGCCTAAAGTTTGAAATACTGTGTTCTATATCCACCAGACTGTATTGACCAAACACAGAACACCGAAGGGGCTCATCTGGTGCTGCATAGATCAGGTGTTTCAATGTTTAAACGTCAGTGTGACACGACAAAAAGAAACCAACAAAGTCACCTGAGCAGCAGTGGAAAAGCAACTTCCATGTTCTGAGGGATAATTGTTTtatattaatttttttcttgaatGAGTGGCTATAATACAGCGATATAAAATATGTTACAGGTTTCATAGACATGTCCTTACTCCATATGAAAAAGATTCATCTCAGCAATCAGAGCCCATTTCATGACCACTGGCTAAAGCAATCAACTGGAGCCATTTGTAAACTTTTAGTCATTTGGATtccaaaatatgtcaaatagaactgaggtttaaaaaataatgttattaCCCTTAAAATAACTGGATTACCACATAAAGGTTTGATGCAACAGCTTTTAAAGTGTAGTCTAAAGCAGGGCAGGAAGAGATGGGAAACAGCTAGCGTGATCCTGCTAAAGGTCATAAAATCTACATAACGGCCCCCCAATGCTAACCAATTAATGATGATATGTTGTTTATAAATTCATATTTTCAGCTTGAGGTTGCCTAGCAACAAGTTGAAACTCTGCGGAGTAACAGCCTCCTGACATGAAGGTTATGGATTGTGGGAAGTTGAGTTCATATGCAGATTTAATCTCCGTTTGGGAAAAAGCTAAgaatttctttattgttttcattcgttatgctaagctaagctaattagcTGCTAGCTgtagcctttttttcccctaacaGACATAATAGAGGTATGTTCTCTTCTCACTCCCGTTAGGATAGATACTGAGTAAATGTCCTAAAATGTTAAACTCTTCCTTTAACAGACTTCTGCCCCTCGCTGAATTTAGACAGCTTCAAGCTCAGCCACAATGCAGGATTTGACTCCTGAAAGGTTGACGCATTCAAGAGTTTAAACGTTAACAACTAAAAAGCTGTATTTCTATGACAGTGTTTTCTAGCATTGCTTTACACTACAAAGTGCCTGCCACTCTGCATTCATTCAAACTCGGTCTTTATTCTGAATGTTACCTCCTGCCACTCCAGAACGCCGGTCCAAGCTACAATCTTATTGGCCACACCTTGCGGCTGTCCAATGGGATTCGCATTGCCTGGAGCTCCAGACACACCAGcctgtcaagaaaataaaagcagcgaGGGTGTTACATGTAGGCCACTTGTAAGATGCAAGAGCAGAACAGAACCAGTTTAGAAACAGATGtatgatgtaaaaaatacatgACTTGAAAAAACCCTTCTTACAATCTGTAAAGCTTTGTAAAATCTATTACAGTCAATATTAGATTTTGCATATCTCAGCGATATCAGTCTTTACATAAGGATGTTGTGCTGGGAAAGAAAGTAGTGAATGAATGACGCGTACGCTGGAAACCAACGTGGACTTCAACCACAGTGACTTTCTAGGGAAAGGGAGCGTGGTCCTGTTTTGATGTGATAGtagcacaaacatttaaaattcattttGATATGAGACTTCAGACACTGTGTTAGACGGCAAACTGAGCTCTGGGCTGCTGGTGTTACGCAGCGCAGATTAGAGCCTGGCTCTTCTGATTCCTAACACAAGCAGGGACACTTACATTAGAAAATATTGACCTGATTCAAACCCTGATagtgtttacaacctggtagGAATAACAAATCTGGACCTCAGCTGAGTGCTGtgaactttcttttttattttaactcttTCAAATGTTGGTCGGGATGAATGCAGCACAAAGTGGATCAAATCTTAGACATATAAAAAAGAATCCAATCCCCATTATTCAAAATTATTGCAATTAAATTGCTTTTACATCAAAACCATGTTGGCCAACCAGAGGCTGTCATTGGCTGTCTTTTAAGCTTAATCGTTAACAATCAAATACGGTCATCAGATTTGTTAGTAATTTTGTTCTCACTGAATCAATCTAAATAATTATCCGTTTTAGTCTGTTGGATTCTGTCGTAAGTGCTACTATTAGCTCACATTCAgatgtctgtatttctctgtaTGTGGGAGGAAGTCAGTCATCCCCAGCTTGCCTGCAGCGACTGAAGATCAAAACAGGAGCAGTGAGAAGCGGCTCTCTGGTACTGGCCTCCTTTCACTGGCTGCCAGTGAAATATAGACTCAAACTCTTTGTGTTTCTAAGGTCTACTTGGATTGGCACCAGTTTGTACAAATGTATAGTCAATATCCCAAACTCCTGATGTTATTCTTCATGGCAGTGGGAATGCATGTTATTTTAATCAATAGGATAAAATAAGATTTTTTCTgaactgatttgtttttattttgtctttaataTGAACTCTCAAAGTTTACCATGTTGGGCTGGGCTGAAGGCACCGTGGGCTGATTTGCtaggggctgctgctgctgctgaggtggcatctgctgctgctgttgattGGGCACAGGCTGCCCTGGGGGCGGGACTGCTTGCTGCTGACTGGGAGGAACTTGTTGCTGTGGCATCAGGGGCTGGGTCCCCGTCGTGACCGTAGATATGCTGAGCTGATTGAGCTTCACCCCGGGGACCGATGGGATGGTTGGCTGGCCGGTGAACGGAGAACCTTGACTGACCATTCCTGGGACTGGAGGAGGGACAGGAACACgtccaaagaaagaaaagaaaacaggaaaacaccCATCAGGTACAATCGCTTAAAATAAACTTACTTTTGGTTCATTTTAATTAATCTTGAGATCCTGAAATACCAATCTTTGTGGATTATTTTCCAGAAACAAAAGCGCATTAAGCCTCACTGTTAGATGCTCAAATAGTCACACATAGAGAAAACAGACATGGAGACACCACAGCTAAAAGCCTCGCTAACAGAAAGGGTAACTCACAGCGACTCTTCTGGCTGTTCGCTGCCTCCACAGCCATCTGTGCAGCCACCTGAGCAGCACTCATGGCGGCCGGATTCTGTCAGCAAgcagattaaaagaaaaacaaaacaattcagGGAGGGAACAGAAACACCACCGCCTGAAACTGAGCCAAAAGCAGACGGAAAGGAATAGGTGTCCAGGAGGCCTTACAGCCCTGTGTGGCTGCATGTCCATTACCTGGTATGGATGGTTTGCATTTATGGGTGGAGGAGGCTGAGATGCTCCACCAAGAGGCTGGCTGTTAGGCTGAGGGGGGAGGACGGGTTTGAGCGGCCCAGGACCTCCACCTAAGGAAACTGGAGACAGACATTGTTGAGATGTGAATTTAAGAGTGCTCTATAAGTAATGTAGGAGCTAAACAGTTCTCCTCTAAATGTCGAGGATTAGAAACATTTACCAGGAATTCCCTcccactcacaaaaaaaaaaagtgtaggaGGAACCATTAGGAGCAGCTCAAATGGTCTTTATTTAATCCACCGCCAACTCAGGAGCAACCTGGGTTCATAATCGTCTTAGAGTAccattgtgtgattttttttattttttttatatatatatatcaccaGCAGCATTGAACATGTGAAACTGGCAATGAGTGTCTTAAAAGTACATCAGAAGGAATGTAATTACTGAGAGCTGCACAAAATGATATGAAAACTAAAtctgacagaagaaaaaagtcTGTTGATATTAGAGGACGAGGCTCAGAGCAAACACATAATAAAAAGGCAATTTAAGCTTCAGAGTaaaagcacagacacaaacgATGCCGACACAGTTGATTTCAGCCTAAAcgaatgcacacaaaaaaagtggtGTAACATCCGATCAAAAGTGTGTCTGGAGATAAGGAGCTTAGGACGCAGCAGTTTGAACTGGGAGACTAAAGTACACTTCTCTGCATTGTTCTACAGACAACACATTGCTTACAATACTACActctgcaaagacaaaaactcCTCTGTCCTTTCTCTCCTATGTTATTAAGtttaaacatttctactgactccatctttaaacaGACAGGATATGGTCCAATATTCACACTGTTAAATATGGTTTGGTCTTTGCTAATTCTTGAGAAAACTACATTTATGTGTATCTTAAACTGCTTTACATGAAACTTTCCGCACCTTACTAGTGCCACCTTTATGGTTTCAAAACAGAGTTTatcattattaatattaaagAAGGAAAGAACAGCTTTACCTTTGAACCTACAGAAAGATACAGTTTAAAAAGAAGTGCTGGAAAAAATGTTacataaataatcaaatatgtATTAGTTaaaaagtttgaagatattCAAAGTATAACATAGTTTCTTTTAAGGAAAGTTTAAAGATGTGGACAGACTGGTGGCGCCCACACCAACAAGGTGTTAAATCGTTTGTTCTCACCAGGAAGCGAGATGCCTCTGACCAGGACCATGTGGAAGGGGTCCTGACTGTAGTCTGGATGGGGTTCAACAGCACCTCCCACTGGAGACGCCCGTTCAAATAAAGACCTCAGAGCGGGCAGTTTGCGCGGGGCGACCACAGAGAAATTAATtcctctctaaaaaaaaataggaaaaaaatTCGATTAAACGGAcagttttgcattttatttaccAATCGattaaattaaaatagataGATTACAGAAAATAACCAATCCATAACATATTTCtaactctttgttgttgttaagcATACAGAGCCATGAAGTACAGTTTGAGTGATCACTCACATCTCTGATGATTTTAACCAGGTTGTCTGCTGTGCAGCCCGTGTAGGTGACGCTCTCCACAGCAGGAAGCAGGTAAGGAGGAGAGttacacagcagcacacacaccttGTGGGTTTGACCTCTGGCAAAGGAAGGAAGACAGAAAGCAAAAAGTGTGAAACTTTGTCCTTGTTGAGTTACTACTTAGAAAAGCCAACATCCGTTtactcctccttttttttttctttaccttaGACTGACATCTAACACTAAGGCAACATTTTGCAGGGTCAGCACTTATCAAGCAAATTAATGACAACGATCTATTAATTTAAAAAGGTTGTGTTGCTCTTACTGCCTAATTTGTTAACACCAAAGATGATATTCTTCTAGTCTGAAACAGGCTGGGAGTTACATTACATTTCACAGACTGGTGTTAGTTAGTGTGGAGAGATTGTACTTagaatacatatatatataaatatatgtatatatatgtgtatgaaACGTAAAGATTTCCTCACATTTGCTCCCTCATCTTCTTAAAGTCGTCAaagagctgcagggccacagaGAGTCCCTCTGCTATAAGACTACAGCTTTCTGCTCCACCTCCCATGAACCTGAGAGGGACAAAAGGACAGggtagttcaacattttcaactttacaTGGTGTGCTTACTTCCGCTAGAATGAAAATGAGCATGATTAGAATGACAACTTTGCGGTACTAGTCACTTACTGGATGCTGTCGATCCATGACACAAACTCGTAGGCAGAGCTTGTTGGCGCGTGACACTGGACATACGACTCTGGAGCACAATCCACTGTGTTGAACACCACCAAGCCGTACTGTGTTCCTCCATActacaacacaaagaaacacattcatgttcATCAACATGTACAAACGCTTCTCAACATAATGAAATCAACGGACAAAGAATcatgaaaaaagagagggaaacacTCACATCTCCACCAAAATCTGTTTCTGCTGGAGGCCCTCCATTGAAATATCTGCGATCAACAAAATAGTGGAATTTAGACACAATAGCATAAACACCAAAGCTACAACAGCAACAGGGAGTGACTCTGTTCTCTTACTCGATTGCTGGTAGGATGTAATTTTTTCTCAGAGATTCAAAGTAGGGTCCAAGATTTGCCGTCCCCTCGATGACGAACACCACATCAGCCACCTGGTTGTTTCCAGGCTTGGTGGAGGGCTCCATGAGTGACGAAACCTGCCACCAAGAGTCTGCACAACAAGAGGACAgatttgacttattttttgCACTAACTTGTGGTTTAGCAACAACATATAAAACCCTTGGGAGCGTGAGAAATACCACTCGAATAGATTATTGTGACCAGGACTTATTAGGAATTAAGTGTTTCAGAGGAGCCAGGGAACTGAGGCGATGAAACCGTAAAAAGCTGCCCCGTGTACCCGCTCATCCGTGTAtaagaagaaaagacagaaaggtgttttttttttttttttggttttggagGCTGCAGATCTCTTTATGTTTAGAATCCGTTTGAAATTGCTTAATCAAACTTGCAGAAACTAGCAGCCTTTCTTTATTGCAGAATAATCTACCACAGGCATTTCCATTTCCCAGAGGGATTTACCCAGAGGATCAACAGCCTGAAACTAGGACCTGTATAGTTCTCAAACATCAGACATACAACATAAGATGTGACtactttaagataagataagtcatactttattcatcccagctgGGAAATGTAgatgttccagcagccagcatacatacaaacacacaacacaacacatatatacatacatatcccacccatacaaaaaaacatgagcccacaatacagtttgatatatgatatatgcaactcattCAAATACTCGATACTACTTAATGCATGGGGAAAATCTGCAATATAGAATATCGGTATCATTCTCTTAGACATCCATTAATTTATTATTAGGAGTTAAATACAACAAAGATCAATATTTGATGTCTAATGTATAAAGTCATGTATAACAATCTCCTACCAAGAGTAAGTGTACATTCAGAGGATTGTTTGTAAAATGACTAACAGATggtgtgtttgtcatttttcttcagTTGTTGTCATCCAGAAAGAAATACCATTAATAACTGAAGTTTCACTCAAATTAAGTTTACTAGTTTCTAACTTCAATTTCTACTGAACccaagagaaagaaataataatGTATGCGCCTGAAGATACTCTGCTGGCTAACCCGAATGTAAATTAACCTGACCAATAAATCGTCGTTTACGAATAATAATAGCTTCTTTCAGTTTCGCGGAGCACCAGAAGTCGTGAAAACGAAAGAAAACACAGTCTTCCCGGTCAACTTTCATGGTTATCTTTTGAAATAATCCAGTGTTAGCTAGCGAAATAGCTAAACGTCAGTGAACGAAAGAGCTAAAACAGTGGAGGGAAAAGGCTTAACTAGCCAGCAGCCATCGCGCTATAAAGGGATGTGGACTGACCTGGAGGGATAAGGGTGCCAGTCGAATCTTGGGATGAGTTTAACACAGTTATAACATCGAAATGCCCGATTTAGCAGAGCATGCAGAGCATTGCTGGATTTATcgtttgttgtatttttgacGGAAGTGACGTTTAGACACGCCCACGACTAGTGACGTAGGAGCGATCGTCTTCGTCTCTTCCGCTTGTGCTGCCCCCCGCAGTTCTAAATCTTGAACAGAGCTTTTCACCACAGACTCACTAAACTAATAGTAGAGTAGACTTGGGCCCCTAAAAGTTAAAAGAtacgaggtagaacaaagcacaaccatattttttcataacttgaacatgtctagtttatgaaacggatggttgtataaaaatattttactgcaaaataactttttttggatgttttatgcatcttaccaaaaaactaaaataggtcaaattagggtttctccaaaagggacagctctagcctcatcacatgtatctctgggaatcagaatcagaatttcaccacATTTGGAaaggatgttcacagatagttattagtttcaattatgcaaagtttttatcaataccattttcaatttttgaattcttcacacttaaacacacatgtagtttaggcggaaattgaaaattgaaacaaaaattcaaaaggtatgtatatcaaagtctgtcatttttttaagtaagtacaccaaacattaaaatatgtcatttgtatcttctttagactgt from Labrus mixtus chromosome 20, fLabMix1.1, whole genome shotgun sequence carries:
- the med25 gene encoding mediator of RNA polymerase II transcription subunit 25 isoform X1 — protein: MEPSTKPGNNQVADVVFVIEGTANLGPYFESLRKNYILPAIEYFNGGPPAETDFGGDYGGTQYGLVVFNTVDCAPESYVQCHAPTSSAYEFVSWIDSIQFMGGGAESCSLIAEGLSVALQLFDDFKKMREQIGQTHKVCVLLCNSPPYLLPAVESVTYTGCTADNLVKIIRDRGINFSVVAPRKLPALRSLFERASPVGGAVEPHPDYSQDPFHMVLVRGISLPVSLGGGPGPLKPVLPPQPNSQPLGGASQPPPPINANHPYQNPAAMSAAQVAAQMAVEAANSQKSRFPGMVSQGSPFTGQPTIPSVPGVKLNQLSISTVTTGTQPLMPQQQVPPSQQQAVPPPGQPVPNQQQQQMPPQQQQQPLANQPTVPSAQPNMAGVSGAPGNANPIGQPQGVANKIVAWTGVLEWQEKPKASSMDSTTKLTRSLPCQVHVNQGENLNTDQWPQKLIMQLIPQQLLATLGHLFRNSRMVQFLFTHKDMESLKGLYRIMANGFAGCVHFPHTTSPCEVRVLMLLYSSKKRIFMGLIPNDQSGFVNGIRQVITNHKQVQQHRAQLGGAGGPMQPGQVAPNQNFLNRPAGPIPVSHGNVQQQSVVVGMPPVSQVSMMEEQQRQNNMMTMRAAGPANQQQPGSGAPPNQVAQGGQAQAQGPILRLSNPGANPQLRSLLLSQQQPQGGVSHMPGMMSHQGLGQQLVHQAPGGGAQMQGQWRQPLAGQILMSGGQRGAVPQPGMPQVSSVMEDEILMDLL
- the med25 gene encoding mediator of RNA polymerase II transcription subunit 25 isoform X5; this translates as MEPSTKPGNNQVADVVFVIEGTANLGPYFESLRKNYILPAIEYFNGGPPAETDFGGDYGGTQYGLVVFNTVDCAPESYVQCHAPTSSAYEFVSWIDSIQFMGGGAESCSLIAEGLSVALQLFDDFKKMREQIGQTHKVCVLLCNSPPYLLPAVESVTYTGCTADNLVKIIRDRGINFSVVAPRKLPALRSLFERASPVGGAVEPHPDYSQDPFHMVLVRGISLPVSLGGGPGPLKPVLPPQPNSQPLGGASQPPPPINANHPYQNPAAMSAAQVAAQMAVEAANSQKSRFPGMVSQGSPFTGQPTIPSVPGVKLNQLSISTVTTGTQPLMPQQQVPPSQQQAVPPPGQPVPNQQQQQMPPQQQQQPLANQPTVPSAQPNMAGVSGAPGNANPIGQPQGVANKIVAWTGVLEWQEKPKASSMDSTTKLTRSLPCQVHVNQGENLNTDQWPQKLIMQLIPQQLLATLGHLFRNSRMVQFLFTHKDMESLKGLYRIMANGFAGCVHFPHTTSPCEVRVLMLLYSSKKRIFMGLIPNDQSGFVNGIRQVITNHKQVQQHRALGGAGGPMQPGQVAPNQNFLNRPAGPIPVSHGNVQQQMTMRAAGPANQQQPGSGAPPNQVAQGGQAQAQGPILRLSNPGANPQLRSLLLSQQQPQGGVSHMPGMMSHQGLGQQLVHQAPGGGAQMQGQWRQPLAGQILMSGGQRGAVPQPGMPQVSSVMEDEILMDLL
- the med25 gene encoding mediator of RNA polymerase II transcription subunit 25 isoform X3; this encodes MEPSTKPGNNQVADVVFVIEGTANLGPYFESLRKNYILPAIEYFNGGPPAETDFGGDYGGTQYGLVVFNTVDCAPESYVQCHAPTSSAYEFVSWIDSIQFMGGGAESCSLIAEGLSVALQLFDDFKKMREQIGQTHKVCVLLCNSPPYLLPAVESVTYTGCTADNLVKIIRDRGINFSVVAPRKLPALRSLFERASPVGGAVEPHPDYSQDPFHMVLVRGISLPVSLGGGPGPLKPVLPPQPNSQPLGGASQPPPPINANHPYQNPAAMSAAQVAAQMAVEAANSQKSRFPGMVSQGSPFTGQPTIPSVPGVKLNQLSISTVTTGTQPLMPQQQVPPSQQQAVPPPGQPVPNQQQQQMPPQQQQQPLANQPTVPSAQPNMAGVSGAPGNANPIGQPQGVANKIVAWTGVLEWQEKPKASSMDSTTKLTRSLPCQVHVNQGENLNTDQWPQKLIMQLIPQQLLATLGHLFRNSRMVQFLFTHKDMESLKGLYRIMANGFAGCVHFPHTTSPCEVRVLMLLYSSKKRIFMGLIPNDQSGFVNGIRQVITNHKQVQQHRALGGAGGPMQPGQVAPNQNFLNRPAGPIPVSHGNVQQQSVVVGMPPVSQVSMMEEQQRQNNMMTMRAAGPANQQQPGSGAPPNQVAQGGQAQAQGPILRLSNPGANPQLRSLLLSQQQPQGGVSHMPGMMSHQGLGQQLVHQAPGGGAQMQGQWRQPLAGQILMSGGQRGAVPQPGMPQVSSVMEDEILMDLL
- the med25 gene encoding mediator of RNA polymerase II transcription subunit 25 isoform X2; this encodes MEPSTKPGNNQVADVVFVIEGTANLGPYFESLRKNYILPAIEYFNGGPPAETDFGGDYGGTQYGLVVFNTVDCAPESYVQCHAPTSSAYEFVSWIDSIQFMGGGAESCSLIAEGLSVALQLFDDFKKMREQIGQTHKVCVLLCNSPPYLLPAVESVTYTGCTADNLVKIIRDRGINFSVVAPRKLPALRSLFERASPVGGAVEPHPDYSQDPFHMVLVRGISLPVSLGGGPGPLKPVLPPQPNSQPLGGASQPPPPINANHPYQNPAAMSAAQVAAQMAVEAANSQKSRFPGMVSQGSPFTGQPTIPSVPGVKLNQLSISTVTTGTQPLMPQQQVPPSQQQAVPPPGQPVPNQQQQQMPPQQQQQPLANQPTVPSAQPNMAGVSGAPGNANPIGQPQGVANKIVAWTGVLEWQEPKASSMDSTTKLTRSLPCQVHVNQGENLNTDQWPQKLIMQLIPQQLLATLGHLFRNSRMVQFLFTHKDMESLKGLYRIMANGFAGCVHFPHTTSPCEVRVLMLLYSSKKRIFMGLIPNDQSGFVNGIRQVITNHKQVQQHRAQLGGAGGPMQPGQVAPNQNFLNRPAGPIPVSHGNVQQQSVVVGMPPVSQVSMMEEQQRQNNMMTMRAAGPANQQQPGSGAPPNQVAQGGQAQAQGPILRLSNPGANPQLRSLLLSQQQPQGGVSHMPGMMSHQGLGQQLVHQAPGGGAQMQGQWRQPLAGQILMSGGQRGAVPQPGMPQVSSVMEDEILMDLL
- the med25 gene encoding mediator of RNA polymerase II transcription subunit 25 isoform X4, with protein sequence MEPSTKPGNNQVADVVFVIEGTANLGPYFESLRKNYILPAIEYFNGGPPAETDFGGDYGGTQYGLVVFNTVDCAPESYVQCHAPTSSAYEFVSWIDSIQFMGGGAESCSLIAEGLSVALQLFDDFKKMREQIGQTHKVCVLLCNSPPYLLPAVESVTYTGCTADNLVKIIRDRGINFSVVAPRKLPALRSLFERASPVGGAVEPHPDYSQDPFHMVLVRGISLPVSLGGGPGPLKPVLPPQPNSQPLGGASQPPPPINANHPYQNPAAMSAAQVAAQMAVEAANSQKSRFPGMVSQGSPFTGQPTIPSVPGVKLNQLSISTVTTGTQPLMPQQQVPPSQQQAVPPPGQPVPNQQQQQMPPQQQQQPLANQPTVPSAQPNMAGVSGAPGNANPIGQPQGVANKIVAWTGVLEWQEKPKASSMDSTTKLTRSLPCQVHVNQGENLNTDQWPQKLIMQLIPQQLLATLGHLFRNSRMVQFLFTHKDMESLKGLYRIMANGFAGCVHFPHTTSPCEVRVLMLLYSSKKRIFMGLIPNDQSGFVNGIRQVITNHKQVQQHRAQLGGAGGPMQPGQVAPNQNFLNRPAGPIPVSHGNVQQQMTMRAAGPANQQQPGSGAPPNQVAQGGQAQAQGPILRLSNPGANPQLRSLLLSQQQPQGGVSHMPGMMSHQGLGQQLVHQAPGGGAQMQGQWRQPLAGQILMSGGQRGAVPQPGMPQVSSVMEDEILMDLL